In Paenibacillus larvae subsp. larvae, the following proteins share a genomic window:
- a CDS encoding DUF3967 domain-containing protein, translating into MNEIIMENAWHTTKDMAAMLGIETVTVRKYALALEKAGYIISRDDKDRRTYSDVDAMALQQLFTLRERSGMTVEKSAEMVASRFLAEQASSPAPVAAAAETLPAAPSSSLLDEVFARMNELIAMNKDLSDRVTEQQNKIEGALQNRDERITQILMELRETKRAIAAAKEKKSVWKRLFGLY; encoded by the coding sequence ATGAATGAAATAATAATGGAGAATGCGTGGCATACCACCAAAGATATGGCGGCTATGCTTGGAATTGAGACCGTTACCGTTCGCAAATATGCATTGGCTCTTGAAAAGGCCGGCTACATCATTAGCCGGGATGATAAGGATCGCCGTACTTATTCCGATGTGGATGCAATGGCACTTCAACAGCTGTTTACATTAAGAGAAAGGTCCGGAATGACAGTAGAGAAGAGTGCGGAAATGGTAGCTTCCAGATTTTTGGCTGAACAGGCCTCCTCCCCTGCTCCGGTTGCGGCGGCGGCAGAAACCTTGCCTGCTGCTCCCTCTTCCTCTCTCCTGGATGAAGTTTTTGCACGAATGAATGAATTAATTGCCATGAACAAAGATTTATCCGACCGTGTCACGGAACAACAAAACAAGATAGAAGGAGCCCTGCAAAATAGGGATGAACGAATCACTCAGATTCTGATGGAGCTCAGAGAAACAAAGCGTGCCATAGCGGCTGCAAAAGAAAAAAAATCTGTATGGAAACGACTTTTTGGTTTATACTGA
- a CDS encoding NADH:flavin oxidoreductase/NADH oxidase — protein sequence MAHLFTPYTLQKLELKNRIVMSPMCQYSVSAKDGKPNDWHYIHYVSRAVGGAGLIMLEMTDVEPDGRISDYDLGLWSDDQIDAFARISDACHEHGAKTAIQIAHAGRKAEDAAIPVAPSAIRFSSSYKEPRALSTDEVKQLVEKFRDTAKRAVKAGFDTVELHGAHGYLIHQFHSPLTNKREDIYGQDLARFGIEVIQAVKSELPSGMPLIMRVSAIEYEQGGYGLDHIIDLARQYKEAGVDLFDVSSGGESAKGPSNGKDPGYQVPFARHIKDHVNIPVMSVGNLSDYNVAELTVASGDSELVAVGRGMLGDPYWSLHAAKALGADIEVPRQYKRGL from the coding sequence TTGGCCCATTTATTCACCCCATATACCTTGCAGAAACTGGAACTCAAAAACCGGATTGTCATGTCTCCGATGTGTCAGTATTCAGTATCGGCCAAAGACGGAAAGCCAAATGACTGGCACTATATTCATTATGTCAGCCGTGCCGTTGGAGGTGCCGGGTTGATTATGCTGGAAATGACGGATGTGGAACCGGACGGGCGCATTTCCGATTATGACCTCGGTCTATGGTCGGATGACCAAATAGATGCGTTCGCCCGAATCAGCGACGCCTGTCATGAACATGGCGCCAAAACAGCCATACAAATTGCCCATGCCGGCCGCAAAGCAGAAGATGCTGCTATTCCTGTAGCCCCTTCGGCTATCCGCTTCAGCAGCTCTTACAAAGAACCCCGTGCCCTGTCTACAGATGAAGTCAAGCAGCTTGTGGAGAAATTCAGAGATACAGCAAAACGTGCGGTTAAGGCAGGATTCGATACGGTTGAATTGCATGGTGCCCACGGATACTTGATCCACCAATTTCATTCTCCATTGACGAACAAAAGAGAAGATATCTACGGGCAGGACCTGGCGCGATTCGGTATTGAAGTGATCCAGGCGGTAAAGAGCGAGCTGCCTTCGGGTATGCCACTCATCATGCGTGTATCCGCAATCGAATATGAACAGGGAGGATACGGCTTGGATCATATCATCGATCTCGCCAGACAATACAAGGAAGCCGGTGTAGATTTATTCGATGTATCCTCAGGAGGAGAGTCCGCTAAAGGGCCAAGTAATGGGAAAGACCCCGGCTATCAGGTTCCGTTTGCCCGTCATATAAAAGATCATGTGAATATCCCTGTTATGAGCGTAGGGAACTTATCAGACTATAATGTGGCAGAACTGACTGTAGCGAGCGGAGATTCAGAACTTGTTGCCGTAGGCCGAGGAATGCTTGGTGATCCTTACTGGAGTCTTCATGCCGCAAAGGCTCTTGGAGCCGATATAGAAGTACCCCGTCAGTATAAACGCGGATTGTAA
- a CDS encoding biotin transporter BioY gives MKTSGFTVRGIMFSAMFAALLVALSFVNIQLGISPVPITLVNFVIMLSGALLGPKYGFFSVFSVVLLTALGLPLLHGAGGPTLLFGPTGGFIWAYPFVALFIGWIIRHVTVKGIAGFLLVFFIMLIFGSGLLYVTGVPWLAHSAQISLGKALVLGCYPYLIGDAIKAFTSAVIVQSIFYQTGGPIIKN, from the coding sequence ATGAAAACATCTGGATTTACTGTTCGCGGCATCATGTTTAGTGCTATGTTTGCTGCACTGCTGGTTGCACTTAGTTTTGTCAACATCCAACTAGGTATCTCCCCTGTACCTATTACACTGGTTAATTTTGTGATCATGCTCTCCGGGGCCCTGCTTGGTCCTAAGTATGGATTTTTCAGTGTATTTTCAGTAGTCTTGCTGACGGCTCTGGGATTGCCTCTCTTGCACGGAGCCGGCGGCCCGACATTACTGTTTGGCCCGACAGGCGGATTTATTTGGGCTTATCCATTTGTCGCTCTTTTCATCGGATGGATTATCCGACATGTGACTGTAAAAGGTATTGCGGGATTCCTTCTTGTTTTTTTCATCATGCTCATTTTTGGTTCCGGACTGCTGTATGTGACGGGAGTACCCTGGCTGGCCCATTCTGCTCAAATATCTTTAGGAAAAGCACTGGTTCTGGGTTGTTATCCTTATCTGATCGGAGATGCCATCAAAGCTTTTACCTCCGCTGTAATTGTGCAAAGTATTTTTTATCAGACAGGCGGACCAATTATAAAAAATTAG